AAGACCCAGCGGCCGCCGGGCTTGAAGTCGAAGGTCGCGAAAGTGTTCGTGAAGCCGCTGGGTCCCCACCACTGGGCGAGTTGCTCTGCCTGCGCGAAGGCGGCGAAGACGCGGCTCGGCGTCGCCGTGAGAACGCGCTCGGTGCGGAAGGCCGCACTCGGGACTTGTGGCGTGGACATCGGCGACTCCTTTGCGGCGCGGGAAAACGCTGGAGGATGCGGGGAGAGCGGGCGGCAGGCAAGCGCAGGCCGGCAGGAGCGAGGTCCTTCCCGCGGACCCTCGCGACGAACTATCCGGGAACTCCGGATAGTTCGCCTACCGCGATCTCGTCCTGCTCGCATGGTATGGGGAAGCGCTCGCACTCCGCCGGCACGAGGGCTGGTTCGGCATGGCGATCAACCGTCTGGGCCGTCCAGCTCAGCCCGCGCGGTGCGGAAGCGCTCCTTCAACTCGGGGGTCGCTGTGCGCCGAATCATGTCGTCGAGGAAGGCGGCCGCCTGCTCCTTCTCTCCGGCCTGAACCATGCACTCGGCGGCGCGCAGCACCACGGCTCGCAGGGAGCTCGCGCGCTTGAACGGATAACGCAGTGCCAGACGATAGCTCTCGAGCGCAGCGTGGGGATGCTTCAAGGTCTCGAAGAGCAGGCCCATCTCCAGGAAGAAGAGCTCCTCTGAGCCAGTCGGAGCACCGCCTTCCACGCGAACGGGCGCGAGGGGAAGGAAGGCACTTCGCTTCGCGAGCGGGAGCGCGAGGCCAGGGCTGCGGTAGATGCGCAGCTCAGGTCCGGCGCCTTCCTTCGGGCTGAACCGCTGCACCAAGTCGTACTCGGCATCGAGTTGCCGATAGAAGGTAAGTTGGGCGGCGAAACGCTCGGGCTCGCGCTCATAGCGGCTGCTCACGGAGCCGGACGTGATCAGATAGTCGGCATTCCGATAGAGGGCGAGGTCGTAGAAGACGGCCGTGCGCTCGGGCATCACCTGGAAGAGCGGCATGAGCAGCAATCCGAAGTAGGGCTGCCCGTCCATCAGGCGATCGATGGCAGCCGCCGTCTCCGGCGCGCACTTGAGCTTCATCTGCGGCGCGTAGATCTCAGGCCCGTACTGTTCGCTGACGATGAAGGACCCCGCTGGCACGTTCGCGGCTACCCACTTCGAGGCGAGCAGCCGCGTGTCCTGCTCGAGCGCCCGGTGCAGGCGCGAAGTCTCGCCTGGAACGCGCAGGA
The bacterium genome window above contains:
- a CDS encoding phospholipid carrier-dependent glycosyltransferase, with protein sequence TSRRVGLLGAGLLAVNPYHISRSQMVEVDILLTLLVVLGLLACARLQRAPCLRRSAAAGALIGIAASVKYPGALLLPTVPAAILLSLPKPGWKRIATWAGAATLAAALAFALTSPYVLLDHQAALRDLADERLHVQMGHFGESTASGWRFYLDSLRSGLLGWPAILLLLTGALALVLKRGRASLPPALFSLVYLAVLVGARLHAERYLLPLWPLALLLIAYAALELPRRIPGVAWRRAALLAAGALLLATLLRVPGETSRLHRALEQDTRLLASKWVAANVPAGSFIVSEQYGPEIYAPQMKLKCAPETAAAIDRLMDGQPYFGLLLMPLFQVMPERTAVFYDLALYRNADYLITSGSVSSRYEREPERFAAQLTFYRQLDAEYDLVQRFSPKEGAGPELRIYRSPGLALPLAKRSAFLPLAPVRVEGGAPTGSEELFFLEMGLLFETLKHPHAALESYRLALRYPFKRASSLRAVVLRAAECMVQAGEKEQAAAFLDDMIRRTATPELKERFRTARAELDGPDG